One window from the genome of Gadus morhua chromosome 16, gadMor3.0, whole genome shotgun sequence encodes:
- the LOC115561309 gene encoding alpha-2-macroglobulin-like protein 1 isoform X3 — translation MAPVLLCVLVWTAFAWSPTRAHLNETIYAVTVSSRVTGGASETLCAHVLSPPEPLALRVTLEAQSGSTVILEETVSTDYYGCSTFQVPIVTSSTVATVNVTIQGESAVMSKETKVLIAPPAFLHLIVTDKPLYKPGQTVQFRIVSMDAGFIPFNELYKTVELQDPNRNRIAQWLDRAAVRGILDLSHPMSPEAAQGPYTITAWTEKGESTSRSFDIKEYVLPKYAVNIRLPNVINILQQEVPIQICGRYTYGKPVLGSIKVVVCREGQGHFVRRYPVPQEDICVTSQLQTDRTGCAAHFIRVSEFGPRDKMYRDMFEVTAEMEEYGTGVIIQASGQTPFSVNVRELTFENVADNTAYKPGIPFEGKVKLTGIDRKAVGDEVVYLYVDVNAASYNLTLLTQDNGMASFSLDTSLWKNSVVLTASSRPKEEWQSFVHGERLPAYPSAGLTMRPFYSKSKSFVKISANGHKSLCEGESQVGAQYIIQGEELRPGQEELPFYYTVMSKGAIMRHGHLPVAVKEGIVNKGVLSIPLLGKAALSPYAQVVVYTLMPSGEVLADNMDFPVDQCFENRVKLEFSADRELPGGEASFRLESQPGSLCSVRAVDQSVLLLQPDQELSASYVFNKLPVQKLSGFSYQVEDREPNPCSQFGQVMERSTAKDDVYSVFKEIGIKLVTNSEVKKPATCVYRMYYTDRVRYSDSSRHRGNRQKIETVRSYFPDTWIWELIPVGDSGSVSVVKTLPDTITSWRAQAFCTSSSLGFGLSRDTALVAFQPFFVSLTLPYSVVRGEVFTLRATVFNYLPSCIMVRVQLSNSSHFSLRECADCQYTMCVCAEESRVFQWEVSPSSLGEVTLEVRAEALHTEQLCGNEVAPPPTVGRVDTVVRKLLVEAEGTPVAVTHNALLCPGEKPAEKNISLLLPDLFVAGSARASFSVLGDLMGRAMKNLDKLLAMPYGCGEQNMILFAPNIYILNYLTSTAQLTHAIKERATRFLESGYQRELTYRHDDGSYSAFGKSDASGNTWLTAFVMKSFGGAKPYIFIDPKLIVDSRTWLLSHRRQDGCITSVGKLFHNGMKGGVSDDVSLTAYITAALLELDAADPMVSGCLQCLRVAVAGKLENMYTTALLSYTFTLAGDQQTRAALLTALHQRSVTDGGTRHWKRAEASEAVLDSLEVEMTAYVLLAVLSGPPVPGFDLDYASSITRWLIQQQNPYGGFASTQDTVVALQALARYGAATYSSEGACVVGLSSLGGASWQFTVDQSTRLLYQEQALDRLPGDYRITAQGQGCVQAQIAMRYNIPPPGDFSSFHIAATTTAVCNSTRPTLTIRVDLRYQGRREETNMVIINLKLLSGYGLQQSTLQELKRESSVKRVDFEEGYINIYLDGLKKEVLRSYSVTLEEEEAVRNLRPAVVKVYDYYQTSDEAVADYSSPCAERDDVNDLLLERSEPPTRSTSIKLKPD, via the exons ATGGCACCTGTCCTACTGTGCGTGCTGGTTTGGACAGCGTTTGCCTGGTCTCCAACCCGCGCCCACCTCAACGAAAC CATCTACGCCGTGACTGTGAGCTCCAGGGTGACCGGAGGGGCATCTGAGACGCTGTGCGCCCACGTCCTCTCCCCCCCGGAGCCGCTGGCCCTCAGGGTGACTCTGGAGGCGCAGTCCGGGAGCACCGTCATCCTGGAGGAGACGGTTTCCACGGATTACTACGGCTGCTCCACCTTTCAG GTTCCCATTGTGACCAGCAGCACGGTGGCCACGGTCAATGTGACCATCCAGGGGGAGAGTGCCGTCATGAGCAAGGAGACCAAGGTCCTCATCGCCCCTCCAGCCTTCCTTCATCTGATCGTGACGGACAAGCCGCTCTACAAGCCTGGACAGACTG tcCAGTTCCGGATCGTCTCCATGGACGCTGGCTTCATCCCTTTCAATGAGCTG TATAAAACAGTTGAGCTTCAG GACCCCAACAGAAACCGCATCGCGCAGTGGCTGGATAGGGCCGCCGTCAGAGGCATCCTGGACCTCTCTCACCCCATGAGTCCAGAGGCCGCCCAGGGACCCTACACCATCACCGCCTGGacggagaaaggagagagcacCTCTCGCTCCTTTGACATCAAGGAATACG TTTTGCCAAAATATGCCGTCAACATTAGACTACCTAATGTCATAAATATTTTACAACAAGAAGTACCCATACAAATTTGTGGAAG ATACACCTATGGAAAGCCTGTCCTTGGGTCCATCAAGGTGGTTGTTTGTAGAGAGGGCCAGGGCCATTTTGTACGGCGTTATCCTGTCCCGCAAGAAGACATCTGTGTGACATCACAACTGCAG ACGGACAGAACGGGCTGTGCAGCGCACTTCATTAGGGTATCAGAATTTGGCCCAAGAGATAAAATGTACCGGGACATGTTTGAGGTGACGGCTGAAATGGAGGAGTATGGCACTG GGGTGATCATTCAAGCCAGTGGCCAAACGCCCTTCTCTGTCAATGTCAGAGAACTCACATTTGAGAATGTTGCAGATAATACTGCCTATAAGCCAGGGATCCCATTCGAGGGCAAG GTCAAGCTGACTGGAATAGACAGGAAGGCGGTGGGGGACGAGGTGGTATATCTATACGTGGACGTCAATGCAGCGTCGTACAACCTCACGCTTCTGACCCAAGACAACGGCATGGCTTCTTTCTCCCTGGACACCTCCCTGTGGAAGAACAGCGTGGTTCTTACG GCAAGCTCTAGACCCAAGGAAGAATGGCAGTCATTTGTGCATGGGGAACGCCTGCCTGCATACCCCTCGGCAGGACTGACCATGAGGCCGTTCTACTCTAAGAGCAAGAGCTTCGTGAAGATCTCAGCCAACGGCCACAAGAGCCTCTGTGAGGGGGAGTCCCAGGTGGGCGCCCAGTACATCATCCAGGGCGAGGAGCTTAGGCCGGGGCAGGAGGAACTGCCCTTCTACTACACC GTGATGTCCAAAGGTGCAATAATGAGGCACGGGCATCTTCCAGTTGCTGTAAAAGAAGGAATCG TCAACAAAGGAGTGCTATCCATCCCCCTGCTTGGAAAAGCTGCCCTCAGCCCATATGCCCAAGTGGTGGTGTACACTTTGATGCCAAGTGGGGAGGTGTTGGCGGATAACATGGACTTCCCAGTGGACCAGTGCTTCGAGAATAGG GTGAAGCTGGAGTTCTCAGCAGATCGAGAGCTGCCTGGAGGAGAGGCCTCGTTTCGCCTGGAGAGCCAGCCAGGATCCTTGTGCTCCGTCAGGGCGGTGGACCAGAGCgtccttctgctgcagccggaTCAGGAGCTCAGCGCTTCTTAT GTGTTCAACAAGCTGCCTGTGCAGAAGCTGAGTGGCTTCAGCTACCAGGTGGAGGACCGTGAGCCGAATCCCTGCTCACAGTTCGGGCAAGTGATGGAGAGATCCACCGCGAAGGACGACGTCTACAGTGTTTTTAAA GAAATTGGAATAAAACTTGTGACCAACTCTGAGGTGAAGAAACCAGCCACCTGTGTGTACCGTATGTATTACACTGATAGAG TTCGTTATTCCGACTCATCGAGACACCGGGGAAATCGGCAGAAAATAGAAACTGTGAGAAGCTACTTCCCTGACACCTGGATCTGGGAGCTGATCCCTGTCGG AGACAGCGGGTCGGTGAGCGTGGTGAAGACGCTCCCTGACACCATCACCAGCTGGCGGGCCCAGGCcttctgcacctcctcctccctgggctTCGGCCTGTCCCGGGACACGGCGCTGGTGGCCTTCCAGCCCTTCTTCGTCAGCCTGACGCTGCCCTACTCGGTGGTCCGAGGGGAGGTGTTCACGCTCAGAGCCACCGTCTTCAACTACCTCCCTAGCTGCATCATG GTCAGGGTCCAGCTGAGCAACTCGTCCCACTTCTCCCTCAGAGAGTGTGCGGACTGCCAgtacaccatgtgtgtgtgtgcagaggagagcagggtttTCCAGTGGGAGGTCAGCCCCTCCTCCCTTG gggagGTGACCCTGGAGGTCCGGGCCGAGGCGCTGCACACGGAGCAGCTGTGTGGGAACGAGGTGGCGCCCCCGCCCACGGTGGGCCGGGTGGACACAGTGGTGCGCAAACtactggtggag GCAGAAGGCACCCCAGTGGCtgttacccacaatgcactccTCTGTCCTGGAG AGAAGCCAGCAGAGAAGAacatctctctcctgctgccaGACCTGTTTGTGGCTGGTTCTGCCAGGGCCTCTTTCTCTGTGTTGG GGGACCTGATGGGCCGGGCCATGAAGAACCTGGACAAACTGCTGGCCATGCCGTACGGCTGCGGGGAGCAGAACATGATCCTGTTCGCCCCAAACATCTACATCCTCAACTACCTGACCAGCACCGCACAGCTGACACACGCCATCAAGGAGCGGGCCACGCGCTTCCTGGAGAGCG GCTACCAGAGAGAGCTCACCTACCGGCATGACGATGGCTCCTACAGTGCTTTTGGCAAGAGCGACGCGTCTGGAAACACCTG GCTGACTGCCTTTGTGATGAAGTCGTTTGGCGGCGCCAAGCCCTACATCTTCATCGACCCCAAACTAATCGTGGACTCCAGAACCTGGCTGCTCAGCCACCGGCGGCAAGATGGATGCATCACATCAGTTGGAAAACTGTTTCACAACGGCATGAAG GGCGGGGTGAGCGACGACGTGTCTCTGACCGCCTACATCACGGCTGCACTGCTGGAGCTGGATGCC GCAGACCCCATGGTGTCGGGGTGCCTGCAGTGCCTGAGAGTGGCGGTAGCGGGAAAGCTGGAGAACATGTACACCACAGCCCTCCTCTCCTACACCTTCACCCTGGCAGGGGACCAGCAGACCAGGGCCGCGCTCCTCACCGCTCTCCACCAGCGCTCCGTCACAGACG GGGGCACGCGCCACTGGAAGCGGGCGGAGGCCTCTGAGGCGGTTCTGGACTCCCTGGAGGTTGAGATGACGGCCTACGTACTGCTTGCGGTTCTCTCCGGACCCCCGGTGCCGGGCTTCGACCTAGACTATGCCTCCAGCATCACACGCTGGCTCATCCAACAGCAGAACCCCTACGGCGGCTTCGCCTCTACGCAG GACACGGTGGTGGCCCTCCAGGCCCTGGCCCGCTACGGCGCTGCCACCTACAGCTCGGAGGGCGCCTGCGTGGTGGGGCTGAGCTCGCTGGGCGGGGCCAGCTGGCAGTTCACCGTGGACCAGAGCACCCGGCTGCTGTACCAGGAGCAGGCGCTGGACCGCCTGCCCGGGGACTACCGCATCACGGCCCAGGGGCAGGGCTGTGTCCAGGCACAG ATCGCCATGCGTTACAACATCCCCCCTCCTGGTGACTTCAGTTCCTTCCACATCGCCGCAACAACGACCGCTGTGTGTAACAGCACCCGGCCCACACTGACCATCAGAGTGGACCTCAG GTACCaaggtaggagagaggagaccaacATGGTGATCATCAACCTCAAGCTCCTGTCAGGCTATGGCCTTCAGCAGAGCACTCTGCAGGAG ctgaagagagagagcagtgtgaAGCGTGTGGACTTTGAAGAGGGCTACATCAACATCTACCTCGACGGC CTGAAGAAGGAGGTGTTGAGGAGCTACAGCGtgaccctggaggaggaggaggccgtcaGGAACCTGAGGCCGGCCGTGGTGAAGGTGTACGACTACTACCAGACAA GTGACGAGGCAGTGGCAGACTACTCCTCCCCTTGTGCGGAGC GTGATGATGTGAATGATCTACTATTGGAACGATCGGAGCCACCAACAAGAAGCACATCAATCAAATTAAAGCCGGACTAA
- the LOC115561309 gene encoding alpha-2-macroglobulin-like protein 1 isoform X1, which produces MAPVLLCVLVWTAFAWSPTRAHLNETIYAVTVSSRVTGGASETLCAHVLSPPEPLALRVTLEAQSGSTVILEETVSTDYYGCSTFQVPIVTSSTVATVNVTIQGESAVMSKETKVLIAPPAFLHLIVTDKPLYKPGQTVQFRIVSMDAGFIPFNELYKTVELQDPNRNRIAQWLDRAAVRGILDLSHPMSPEAAQGPYTITAWTEKGESTSRSFDIKEYVLPKYAVNIRLPNVINILQQEVPIQICGRYTYGKPVLGSIKVVVCREGQGHFVRRYPVPQEDICVTSQLQTDRTGCAAHFIRVSEFGPRDKMYRDMFEVTAEMEEYGTGVIIQASGQTPFSVNVRELTFENVADNTAYKPGIPFEGKVKLTGIDRKAVGDEVVYLYVDVNAASYNLTLLTQDNGMASFSLDTSLWKNSVVLTASSRPKEEWQSFVHGERLPAYPSAGLTMRPFYSKSKSFVKISANGHKSLCEGESQVGAQYIIQGEELRPGQEELPFYYTVMSKGAIMRHGHLPVAVKEGIVNKGVLSIPLLGKAALSPYAQVVVYTLMPSGEVLADNMDFPVDQCFENRVKLEFSADRELPGGEASFRLESQPGSLCSVRAVDQSVLLLQPDQELSASYVFNKLPVQKLSGFSYQVEDREPNPCSQFGQVMERSTAKDDVYSVFKEIGIKLVTNSEVKKPATCVYRMYYTDRVRYSDSSRHRGNRQKIETVRSYFPDTWIWELIPVGDSGSVSVVKTLPDTITSWRAQAFCTSSSLGFGLSRDTALVAFQPFFVSLTLPYSVVRGEVFTLRATVFNYLPSCIMVRVQLSNSSHFSLRECADCQYTMCVCAEESRVFQWEVSPSSLGEVTLEVRAEALHTEQLCGNEVAPPPTVGRVDTVVRKLLVEAEGTPVAVTHNALLCPGAEKPAEKNISLLLPDLFVAGSARASFSVLGDLMGRAMKNLDKLLAMPYGCGEQNMILFAPNIYILNYLTSTAQLTHAIKERATRFLESGYQRELTYRHDDGSYSAFGKSDASGNTWLTAFVMKSFGGAKPYIFIDPKLIVDSRTWLLSHRRQDGCITSVGKLFHNGMKGGVSDDVSLTAYITAALLELDAADPMVSGCLQCLRVAVAGKLENMYTTALLSYTFTLAGDQQTRAALLTALHQRSVTDGGTRHWKRAEASEAVLDSLEVEMTAYVLLAVLSGPPVPGFDLDYASSITRWLIQQQNPYGGFASTQDTVVALQALARYGAATYSSEGACVVGLSSLGGASWQFTVDQSTRLLYQEQALDRLPGDYRITAQGQGCVQAQIAMRYNIPPPGDFSSFHIAATTTAVCNSTRPTLTIRVDLRYQGRREETNMVIINLKLLSGYGLQQSTLQELKRESSVKRVDFEEGYINIYLDGLKKEVLRSYSVTLEEEEAVRNLRPAVVKVYDYYQTSDEAVADYSSPCAERDDVNDLLLERSEPPTRSTSIKLKPD; this is translated from the exons ATGGCACCTGTCCTACTGTGCGTGCTGGTTTGGACAGCGTTTGCCTGGTCTCCAACCCGCGCCCACCTCAACGAAAC CATCTACGCCGTGACTGTGAGCTCCAGGGTGACCGGAGGGGCATCTGAGACGCTGTGCGCCCACGTCCTCTCCCCCCCGGAGCCGCTGGCCCTCAGGGTGACTCTGGAGGCGCAGTCCGGGAGCACCGTCATCCTGGAGGAGACGGTTTCCACGGATTACTACGGCTGCTCCACCTTTCAG GTTCCCATTGTGACCAGCAGCACGGTGGCCACGGTCAATGTGACCATCCAGGGGGAGAGTGCCGTCATGAGCAAGGAGACCAAGGTCCTCATCGCCCCTCCAGCCTTCCTTCATCTGATCGTGACGGACAAGCCGCTCTACAAGCCTGGACAGACTG tcCAGTTCCGGATCGTCTCCATGGACGCTGGCTTCATCCCTTTCAATGAGCTG TATAAAACAGTTGAGCTTCAG GACCCCAACAGAAACCGCATCGCGCAGTGGCTGGATAGGGCCGCCGTCAGAGGCATCCTGGACCTCTCTCACCCCATGAGTCCAGAGGCCGCCCAGGGACCCTACACCATCACCGCCTGGacggagaaaggagagagcacCTCTCGCTCCTTTGACATCAAGGAATACG TTTTGCCAAAATATGCCGTCAACATTAGACTACCTAATGTCATAAATATTTTACAACAAGAAGTACCCATACAAATTTGTGGAAG ATACACCTATGGAAAGCCTGTCCTTGGGTCCATCAAGGTGGTTGTTTGTAGAGAGGGCCAGGGCCATTTTGTACGGCGTTATCCTGTCCCGCAAGAAGACATCTGTGTGACATCACAACTGCAG ACGGACAGAACGGGCTGTGCAGCGCACTTCATTAGGGTATCAGAATTTGGCCCAAGAGATAAAATGTACCGGGACATGTTTGAGGTGACGGCTGAAATGGAGGAGTATGGCACTG GGGTGATCATTCAAGCCAGTGGCCAAACGCCCTTCTCTGTCAATGTCAGAGAACTCACATTTGAGAATGTTGCAGATAATACTGCCTATAAGCCAGGGATCCCATTCGAGGGCAAG GTCAAGCTGACTGGAATAGACAGGAAGGCGGTGGGGGACGAGGTGGTATATCTATACGTGGACGTCAATGCAGCGTCGTACAACCTCACGCTTCTGACCCAAGACAACGGCATGGCTTCTTTCTCCCTGGACACCTCCCTGTGGAAGAACAGCGTGGTTCTTACG GCAAGCTCTAGACCCAAGGAAGAATGGCAGTCATTTGTGCATGGGGAACGCCTGCCTGCATACCCCTCGGCAGGACTGACCATGAGGCCGTTCTACTCTAAGAGCAAGAGCTTCGTGAAGATCTCAGCCAACGGCCACAAGAGCCTCTGTGAGGGGGAGTCCCAGGTGGGCGCCCAGTACATCATCCAGGGCGAGGAGCTTAGGCCGGGGCAGGAGGAACTGCCCTTCTACTACACC GTGATGTCCAAAGGTGCAATAATGAGGCACGGGCATCTTCCAGTTGCTGTAAAAGAAGGAATCG TCAACAAAGGAGTGCTATCCATCCCCCTGCTTGGAAAAGCTGCCCTCAGCCCATATGCCCAAGTGGTGGTGTACACTTTGATGCCAAGTGGGGAGGTGTTGGCGGATAACATGGACTTCCCAGTGGACCAGTGCTTCGAGAATAGG GTGAAGCTGGAGTTCTCAGCAGATCGAGAGCTGCCTGGAGGAGAGGCCTCGTTTCGCCTGGAGAGCCAGCCAGGATCCTTGTGCTCCGTCAGGGCGGTGGACCAGAGCgtccttctgctgcagccggaTCAGGAGCTCAGCGCTTCTTAT GTGTTCAACAAGCTGCCTGTGCAGAAGCTGAGTGGCTTCAGCTACCAGGTGGAGGACCGTGAGCCGAATCCCTGCTCACAGTTCGGGCAAGTGATGGAGAGATCCACCGCGAAGGACGACGTCTACAGTGTTTTTAAA GAAATTGGAATAAAACTTGTGACCAACTCTGAGGTGAAGAAACCAGCCACCTGTGTGTACCGTATGTATTACACTGATAGAG TTCGTTATTCCGACTCATCGAGACACCGGGGAAATCGGCAGAAAATAGAAACTGTGAGAAGCTACTTCCCTGACACCTGGATCTGGGAGCTGATCCCTGTCGG AGACAGCGGGTCGGTGAGCGTGGTGAAGACGCTCCCTGACACCATCACCAGCTGGCGGGCCCAGGCcttctgcacctcctcctccctgggctTCGGCCTGTCCCGGGACACGGCGCTGGTGGCCTTCCAGCCCTTCTTCGTCAGCCTGACGCTGCCCTACTCGGTGGTCCGAGGGGAGGTGTTCACGCTCAGAGCCACCGTCTTCAACTACCTCCCTAGCTGCATCATG GTCAGGGTCCAGCTGAGCAACTCGTCCCACTTCTCCCTCAGAGAGTGTGCGGACTGCCAgtacaccatgtgtgtgtgtgcagaggagagcagggtttTCCAGTGGGAGGTCAGCCCCTCCTCCCTTG gggagGTGACCCTGGAGGTCCGGGCCGAGGCGCTGCACACGGAGCAGCTGTGTGGGAACGAGGTGGCGCCCCCGCCCACGGTGGGCCGGGTGGACACAGTGGTGCGCAAACtactggtggag GCAGAAGGCACCCCAGTGGCtgttacccacaatgcactccTCTGTCCTGGAG CAGAGAAGCCAGCAGAGAAGAacatctctctcctgctgccaGACCTGTTTGTGGCTGGTTCTGCCAGGGCCTCTTTCTCTGTGTTGG GGGACCTGATGGGCCGGGCCATGAAGAACCTGGACAAACTGCTGGCCATGCCGTACGGCTGCGGGGAGCAGAACATGATCCTGTTCGCCCCAAACATCTACATCCTCAACTACCTGACCAGCACCGCACAGCTGACACACGCCATCAAGGAGCGGGCCACGCGCTTCCTGGAGAGCG GCTACCAGAGAGAGCTCACCTACCGGCATGACGATGGCTCCTACAGTGCTTTTGGCAAGAGCGACGCGTCTGGAAACACCTG GCTGACTGCCTTTGTGATGAAGTCGTTTGGCGGCGCCAAGCCCTACATCTTCATCGACCCCAAACTAATCGTGGACTCCAGAACCTGGCTGCTCAGCCACCGGCGGCAAGATGGATGCATCACATCAGTTGGAAAACTGTTTCACAACGGCATGAAG GGCGGGGTGAGCGACGACGTGTCTCTGACCGCCTACATCACGGCTGCACTGCTGGAGCTGGATGCC GCAGACCCCATGGTGTCGGGGTGCCTGCAGTGCCTGAGAGTGGCGGTAGCGGGAAAGCTGGAGAACATGTACACCACAGCCCTCCTCTCCTACACCTTCACCCTGGCAGGGGACCAGCAGACCAGGGCCGCGCTCCTCACCGCTCTCCACCAGCGCTCCGTCACAGACG GGGGCACGCGCCACTGGAAGCGGGCGGAGGCCTCTGAGGCGGTTCTGGACTCCCTGGAGGTTGAGATGACGGCCTACGTACTGCTTGCGGTTCTCTCCGGACCCCCGGTGCCGGGCTTCGACCTAGACTATGCCTCCAGCATCACACGCTGGCTCATCCAACAGCAGAACCCCTACGGCGGCTTCGCCTCTACGCAG GACACGGTGGTGGCCCTCCAGGCCCTGGCCCGCTACGGCGCTGCCACCTACAGCTCGGAGGGCGCCTGCGTGGTGGGGCTGAGCTCGCTGGGCGGGGCCAGCTGGCAGTTCACCGTGGACCAGAGCACCCGGCTGCTGTACCAGGAGCAGGCGCTGGACCGCCTGCCCGGGGACTACCGCATCACGGCCCAGGGGCAGGGCTGTGTCCAGGCACAG ATCGCCATGCGTTACAACATCCCCCCTCCTGGTGACTTCAGTTCCTTCCACATCGCCGCAACAACGACCGCTGTGTGTAACAGCACCCGGCCCACACTGACCATCAGAGTGGACCTCAG GTACCaaggtaggagagaggagaccaacATGGTGATCATCAACCTCAAGCTCCTGTCAGGCTATGGCCTTCAGCAGAGCACTCTGCAGGAG ctgaagagagagagcagtgtgaAGCGTGTGGACTTTGAAGAGGGCTACATCAACATCTACCTCGACGGC CTGAAGAAGGAGGTGTTGAGGAGCTACAGCGtgaccctggaggaggaggaggccgtcaGGAACCTGAGGCCGGCCGTGGTGAAGGTGTACGACTACTACCAGACAA GTGACGAGGCAGTGGCAGACTACTCCTCCCCTTGTGCGGAGC GTGATGATGTGAATGATCTACTATTGGAACGATCGGAGCCACCAACAAGAAGCACATCAATCAAATTAAAGCCGGACTAA